ACCGAGATGGTCATGCCCGGCGACAACGTCGAGGTCAAGGCCGAGCTCATCAACCCGATCGCGATGGAAGAGGGCCTGCGCTTCGCTATCCGCGAGGGCGGTCGCACCGTCGGCTCGGGTCGTGTTACGAAGATCATCAAGTAGCGAGAAGCGTCCGTACCACAACGGAGGTAAGCAAGTTGGCGAACCAGAAGATCCGCATCAGGCTCAAGGCCTACGATCACGAGATCGTGGACAAGTCCACGAAGATGATCGTGGAGACCGCGCAGAAGACCGGCGCAAAGGTGGCTGGACCGATTCCGCTCCCCACCGAGCGTAACCTCTACTGCGTGATCCGCTCGCCGCACGTGAACAAGGACAGCCGCGAGCATTTCGAGATGCGGACGCATAAGCGCCTCATCGACATCCTCGAGCCCACGCCCAAGACGGTCGACTCGCTCATGCGTCTCGACCTGCCGGCCGGCGTCGACATCGAGATCAAGCTGTAGGTACCCTCCGGCGGATCGTCGCCGGTTGAGAGAGGCGCGGTCCTCTGGGAGGCGTCGCACGAGGCGACGTACAAGGTCCCACAGACCGCACGGACGAAAGGCACTGACGATGGCACATTCGATTCTCGGAAGGAAACTGGGAATGACCCAGGTCTGGTCCGATGACGACCGGCTTATCCCGGTCACCGTCATCGAGGCCGGCCCCTGCGTGGTCTCCCTGATCCGCACTCCCGAGCGTGACGGCTACCAAGCCGTTCAGCTCGCGTTCGGCGACGTGAAAGAGTCACGGTCGAACAAGCCCATGATGGGTCACTTCGCCAAGGCACGCACCACCCCCAAGCGGTTCGTCGCGGAGGTTCCGCTGCCCGACGGCGAGCAGTTCAAGCTGGGCCAGACGATCACGGTCGACGGCTACGAGCCCGGCATGCAGGTGCACATCACCGGCACCAGCAAGGGTAAGGGTTTTCAGGGCGTCATGAAGCGTCACAACTTCAAGGGCGGTCCCGGCGGTCACGGCTCGCATGCACACCGCGAGCCCGGTTCGATCGGCCAGGCCTCCACGCCTTCGCGCGTCTTCAAGGGCACCCGGCTTCCCGGGCGCATGGGCGGGGACACCGTCACGATTCGCAATGTCGAGATCGTGCGCGTTGATGTCGAGCAGAACCTCCTGCTCGTCAAGGGTGCGGTTCCCGGTGGCAAGGACAGCCTTCTGACGATCCGCCTCGGCTAGACGCGGGCGTCGGGTGCGCAACTTAGGAGTAGATACGATGGCAACTGTCGAAGTGAAAGACAGCACGGGCAAGAAGGTGGGCTCAGCCGATCTCGCGGACGCCGTGTTCGCGATCGACCCGAA
The DNA window shown above is from Coriobacteriia bacterium and carries:
- the tuf gene encoding elongation factor Tu (EF-Tu; promotes GTP-dependent binding of aminoacyl-tRNA to the A-site of ribosomes during protein biosynthesis; when the tRNA anticodon matches the mRNA codon, GTP hydrolysis results; the inactive EF-Tu-GDP leaves the ribosome and release of GDP is promoted by elongation factor Ts; many prokaryotes have two copies of the gene encoding EF-Tu), with protein sequence KEEGGRHTPFFDGYRPQFYFRTTDVTGIAHLPEGTEMVMPGDNVEVKAELINPIAMEEGLRFAIREGGRTVGSGRVTKIIK
- the rplC gene encoding 50S ribosomal protein L3; amino-acid sequence: MAHSILGRKLGMTQVWSDDDRLIPVTVIEAGPCVVSLIRTPERDGYQAVQLAFGDVKESRSNKPMMGHFAKARTTPKRFVAEVPLPDGEQFKLGQTITVDGYEPGMQVHITGTSKGKGFQGVMKRHNFKGGPGGHGSHAHREPGSIGQASTPSRVFKGTRLPGRMGGDTVTIRNVEIVRVDVEQNLLLVKGAVPGGKDSLLTIRLG
- the rpsJ gene encoding 30S ribosomal protein S10, translating into MANQKIRIRLKAYDHEIVDKSTKMIVETAQKTGAKVAGPIPLPTERNLYCVIRSPHVNKDSREHFEMRTHKRLIDILEPTPKTVDSLMRLDLPAGVDIEIKL